A window from Hemibagrus wyckioides isolate EC202008001 linkage group LG17, SWU_Hwy_1.0, whole genome shotgun sequence encodes these proteins:
- the eml2 gene encoding echinoderm microtubule-associated protein-like 2 isoform X2, whose protein sequence is MADDNFSAGSGMEMDDRLSHLEQRVQLQEDEIQLLKAALADALRRLGYCEELTQANSRKGAPTKVRQILQALPSKPLANGYIEQKRMGGFPSSPSSPKKEVLMSIKRKSMSTERLSTARKEMADSRSRTTSSSSSTCGKRDSKTKECTLNAEDGYVRMFLRGRPVTMHVPDQLRENYSLDQKVALTDRKLKLQWVYGYRGRDCRSNLYLLPTGEIVYFNASIVVLYNVEEQQQRHYLGHNDDVKCLAIHPDMVTIATGQVAGTSKDGKLLAPHVRVWDSVSLNTLHVIGSGVFDRAVTCVAFSKSNGGAYLCAVDDANDHILSVWDWQKEKQIADVKCSNDSVLGAVFHPMEANLIVTCGKSHINFWTIEGNTLTKRQGLFEKHEKPKYVLCVTFAENGDAITGDSGGNIYIWAKGGNRISQVVAGAHEGGIFSLCVLKDGTLVSGGGKDRKVVLWDHEYHKQNEIVVPEAFGPVRTVAEGKQDELFVGTTRNAILQGSFSGALTPIVQGHTDELWGLDVHPSTEQFVTCGQDKQVHLWDVNSHQPLWSKTIEDPGRSAGFHPSGTVLAVGTMTGRWWVLDTETRDLISMHTDGNEIISNVRYSPDGAYLAVGSHDNFVYIYAVTENGKKYSRVSKCTGHSSFVTHLDWSTNSQYIVTNSGDYEILYWEASTGKHITSAEVVRNLEWATSTCVLGFGVFGIWPDGADGTDINAVCRSNNRGVLASGDDFGKVRLFSYPCSQPRAPSHVYGGHSSHVTNVAFLHDDSQLISTGGKDTSILQWALV, encoded by the exons ATGGCAG ATGATAACTTCTCTGCAGGGAGTGGGATGGAGATGGATGACCGCCTGTCTCACCTGGAGCAGAGGGTGCAGCTGCAGGAGGATGAGATCCAGCTGTTGAAGGCTGCTCTAGCTGATGCACTACGCAGACTGGGTTACTGTGAGGAACTCACACAAGCCAACAGCAGGAAAGGAGCACCCACCAAAG TCCGCCAGATTCTACAAGCCCTTCCATCCAAGCCTTTAGCCAATGGTTATATTGAGCAGAAAAGGATGGGGGGCTTCCCATCCTCACCTTCCTCTCCTAAAAAGGAGGTCCTGATGTCTATCAAAag GAAAAGCATGTCCACAGAACGTCTGTCCACAGCCAGGAAAGAGATGGCGGACTCACGCAGCAGAACCACCTCATCCAGCAGCTCTACCTGTGGCAAAAGAGACAG TAAAACCAAAGAGTGCACCCTCAATGCTG AGGATGGGTACGTGAGGATGTTCCTGCGTGGCCGTCCAGTTACCATGCACGTTCCTGACCAGTTGAGAGAGAACTACAGTCTTGACCAAAAGGTGGCACTGACAGACCGCAAGCTTAAGCTTCAGTGGGT TTATGGTTACAGGGGCAGAGACTGCCGTTCTAACCTGTACTTGTTGCCCACGGGAGAGATAGTCTACTTCAATGCTTCCATTGTTGTGCTGTAtaatgtggaggagcagcagcaaAGACACTACCTGGGCCACAATGATGATGTAAAATG CTTGGCCATCCATCCTGACATGGTCACCATAGCAACAGGACAAGTGGCTGGAACATCCAAAGATGGCAAA CTGTTAGCTCCTCATGTTCGTGTCTGGGACTCTGTTAGTCTGAACACACTACATGTGATTGGATCTGGTGTATTTGACCGCGCTGTCACCTGTGTGGCCTTCTCCAAATCG AATGGTGGTGCCTATCTGTGTGCAGTTGATGATGCAAATGACCACATCCTATCTGTGTGGGACTGgcagaaagaaaagcaaattGCTGATGTGAAG TGCTCTAATGATTCGGTGCTGGGAGCAGTCTTCCACCCCATGGAGGCCAACCTGATTGTCACCTGTGGGAAGTCTCATATCAATTTTTGGACTATAGAGGGGAACACTCTAACTAAACGGCAGGGACTGTTTGAG AAACATGAGAAACCCAAGTATGTGCTGTGTGTCACCTTTGCTGAAAATGGAGATGCAATAACTGGGGACTCTGGTGGAAACATCTATATTTGGGCTAAAG GTGGTAACAGAATCAGCCAGGTGGTGGCAGGAGCCCATGAAGGTGGGATTTTCTCCCTCTGTGTGCTGAAGGACGGTACACTGGTGTCTGGAGGAGGGAAGGATCGCAAGGTGGTGCTGTGGGATCATGAATACCACAAACAGAATGAGATAGTG GTTCCTGAGGCTTTTGGGCCTGTTCGCACTGTGGCTGAGGGAAAACAAGATGAATTATTTGTGGGAACCACAAGAAATGCTATCCTGCAAGGTTCCTTTTCTGGTGCTCTCACACCTATCGTTCAG GGTCACACAGATGAGTTGTGGGGACTGGACGTACACCCTAGcactgaacagtttgtgacaTGTGGACAAGACAAGCAGGTCCACCTGTGGGATGTTAACTCCCACCAACCTCTCTGGAGCAAGACCATCGAG GACCCTGGCCGTTCTGCTGGCTTTCACCCGAGCGGCACTGTGCTTGCTGTGGGCACCATGACTGGAAG GTGGTGGGTTCTGGACACTGAAACCAGGGATCTTATTTCTATGCACACAGATGGGAATGAAATCATCTCCAATGTTAGATATTCTCCAG ATGGCGCATACCTAGCTGTGGGATCTCATGATAACTTTGTTTACATCTATGCTGTGACTGAGAATGGAAAAAAGTATAGCCGTGTTAGCAAATGCact GGGCATTCCAGCTTTGTTACTCATCTAGACTGGTCCACCAACAGTCAATATATTGTCACAAACTCAGGAGATTATGAGATCTTGTACT GGGAGGCCTCCACTGGCAAACATATTACAAGCGCAGAGGTAGTACGCAACCTGGAATGGGCCACTTCAACTTGTGTGCTTGgttttggtgtgtttg GCATCTGGCCAGACGGTGCTGATGGCACAGACATCAATGCTGTTTGCAGGTCAAATAACCGTGGTGTCCTGGCCTCGGGCGATGATTTCGGCAAAGTGCGTTTGTTCTCTTACCCCTGTTCTCAGCCAAGG GCACCCAGTCATGTATATGGCGGGCATAGCAGCCATGTGACCAATGTTGCCTTTCTCCATGATGACAGCCAGCTCATCTCTACTGGAGGGAAAGACACCAGCATTCTTCAGTGGGCACTTGTCTAA
- the eml2 gene encoding echinoderm microtubule-associated protein-like 2 isoform X1, translating into MSERIASCGNLCDKSSLLLRYCNDDNFSAGSGMEMDDRLSHLEQRVQLQEDEIQLLKAALADALRRLGYCEELTQANSRKGAPTKVRQILQALPSKPLANGYIEQKRMGGFPSSPSSPKKEVLMSIKRKSMSTERLSTARKEMADSRSRTTSSSSSTCGKRDSKTKECTLNAEDGYVRMFLRGRPVTMHVPDQLRENYSLDQKVALTDRKLKLQWVYGYRGRDCRSNLYLLPTGEIVYFNASIVVLYNVEEQQQRHYLGHNDDVKCLAIHPDMVTIATGQVAGTSKDGKLLAPHVRVWDSVSLNTLHVIGSGVFDRAVTCVAFSKSNGGAYLCAVDDANDHILSVWDWQKEKQIADVKCSNDSVLGAVFHPMEANLIVTCGKSHINFWTIEGNTLTKRQGLFEKHEKPKYVLCVTFAENGDAITGDSGGNIYIWAKGGNRISQVVAGAHEGGIFSLCVLKDGTLVSGGGKDRKVVLWDHEYHKQNEIVVPEAFGPVRTVAEGKQDELFVGTTRNAILQGSFSGALTPIVQGHTDELWGLDVHPSTEQFVTCGQDKQVHLWDVNSHQPLWSKTIEDPGRSAGFHPSGTVLAVGTMTGRWWVLDTETRDLISMHTDGNEIISNVRYSPDGAYLAVGSHDNFVYIYAVTENGKKYSRVSKCTGHSSFVTHLDWSTNSQYIVTNSGDYEILYWEASTGKHITSAEVVRNLEWATSTCVLGFGVFGIWPDGADGTDINAVCRSNNRGVLASGDDFGKVRLFSYPCSQPRAPSHVYGGHSSHVTNVAFLHDDSQLISTGGKDTSILQWALV; encoded by the exons ATGTCTGAAAGAATAGCGTCGTGTGGTAACCTGTGTGATAAGAGCTCCCTTCTTCTTCGGTATTGTAACG ATGATAACTTCTCTGCAGGGAGTGGGATGGAGATGGATGACCGCCTGTCTCACCTGGAGCAGAGGGTGCAGCTGCAGGAGGATGAGATCCAGCTGTTGAAGGCTGCTCTAGCTGATGCACTACGCAGACTGGGTTACTGTGAGGAACTCACACAAGCCAACAGCAGGAAAGGAGCACCCACCAAAG TCCGCCAGATTCTACAAGCCCTTCCATCCAAGCCTTTAGCCAATGGTTATATTGAGCAGAAAAGGATGGGGGGCTTCCCATCCTCACCTTCCTCTCCTAAAAAGGAGGTCCTGATGTCTATCAAAag GAAAAGCATGTCCACAGAACGTCTGTCCACAGCCAGGAAAGAGATGGCGGACTCACGCAGCAGAACCACCTCATCCAGCAGCTCTACCTGTGGCAAAAGAGACAG TAAAACCAAAGAGTGCACCCTCAATGCTG AGGATGGGTACGTGAGGATGTTCCTGCGTGGCCGTCCAGTTACCATGCACGTTCCTGACCAGTTGAGAGAGAACTACAGTCTTGACCAAAAGGTGGCACTGACAGACCGCAAGCTTAAGCTTCAGTGGGT TTATGGTTACAGGGGCAGAGACTGCCGTTCTAACCTGTACTTGTTGCCCACGGGAGAGATAGTCTACTTCAATGCTTCCATTGTTGTGCTGTAtaatgtggaggagcagcagcaaAGACACTACCTGGGCCACAATGATGATGTAAAATG CTTGGCCATCCATCCTGACATGGTCACCATAGCAACAGGACAAGTGGCTGGAACATCCAAAGATGGCAAA CTGTTAGCTCCTCATGTTCGTGTCTGGGACTCTGTTAGTCTGAACACACTACATGTGATTGGATCTGGTGTATTTGACCGCGCTGTCACCTGTGTGGCCTTCTCCAAATCG AATGGTGGTGCCTATCTGTGTGCAGTTGATGATGCAAATGACCACATCCTATCTGTGTGGGACTGgcagaaagaaaagcaaattGCTGATGTGAAG TGCTCTAATGATTCGGTGCTGGGAGCAGTCTTCCACCCCATGGAGGCCAACCTGATTGTCACCTGTGGGAAGTCTCATATCAATTTTTGGACTATAGAGGGGAACACTCTAACTAAACGGCAGGGACTGTTTGAG AAACATGAGAAACCCAAGTATGTGCTGTGTGTCACCTTTGCTGAAAATGGAGATGCAATAACTGGGGACTCTGGTGGAAACATCTATATTTGGGCTAAAG GTGGTAACAGAATCAGCCAGGTGGTGGCAGGAGCCCATGAAGGTGGGATTTTCTCCCTCTGTGTGCTGAAGGACGGTACACTGGTGTCTGGAGGAGGGAAGGATCGCAAGGTGGTGCTGTGGGATCATGAATACCACAAACAGAATGAGATAGTG GTTCCTGAGGCTTTTGGGCCTGTTCGCACTGTGGCTGAGGGAAAACAAGATGAATTATTTGTGGGAACCACAAGAAATGCTATCCTGCAAGGTTCCTTTTCTGGTGCTCTCACACCTATCGTTCAG GGTCACACAGATGAGTTGTGGGGACTGGACGTACACCCTAGcactgaacagtttgtgacaTGTGGACAAGACAAGCAGGTCCACCTGTGGGATGTTAACTCCCACCAACCTCTCTGGAGCAAGACCATCGAG GACCCTGGCCGTTCTGCTGGCTTTCACCCGAGCGGCACTGTGCTTGCTGTGGGCACCATGACTGGAAG GTGGTGGGTTCTGGACACTGAAACCAGGGATCTTATTTCTATGCACACAGATGGGAATGAAATCATCTCCAATGTTAGATATTCTCCAG ATGGCGCATACCTAGCTGTGGGATCTCATGATAACTTTGTTTACATCTATGCTGTGACTGAGAATGGAAAAAAGTATAGCCGTGTTAGCAAATGCact GGGCATTCCAGCTTTGTTACTCATCTAGACTGGTCCACCAACAGTCAATATATTGTCACAAACTCAGGAGATTATGAGATCTTGTACT GGGAGGCCTCCACTGGCAAACATATTACAAGCGCAGAGGTAGTACGCAACCTGGAATGGGCCACTTCAACTTGTGTGCTTGgttttggtgtgtttg GCATCTGGCCAGACGGTGCTGATGGCACAGACATCAATGCTGTTTGCAGGTCAAATAACCGTGGTGTCCTGGCCTCGGGCGATGATTTCGGCAAAGTGCGTTTGTTCTCTTACCCCTGTTCTCAGCCAAGG GCACCCAGTCATGTATATGGCGGGCATAGCAGCCATGTGACCAATGTTGCCTTTCTCCATGATGACAGCCAGCTCATCTCTACTGGAGGGAAAGACACCAGCATTCTTCAGTGGGCACTTGTCTAA
- the eml2 gene encoding echinoderm microtubule-associated protein-like 2 isoform X3, translating to MKKSQSKTKECTLNAEDGYVRMFLRGRPVTMHVPDQLRENYSLDQKVALTDRKLKLQWVYGYRGRDCRSNLYLLPTGEIVYFNASIVVLYNVEEQQQRHYLGHNDDVKCLAIHPDMVTIATGQVAGTSKDGKLLAPHVRVWDSVSLNTLHVIGSGVFDRAVTCVAFSKSNGGAYLCAVDDANDHILSVWDWQKEKQIADVKCSNDSVLGAVFHPMEANLIVTCGKSHINFWTIEGNTLTKRQGLFEKHEKPKYVLCVTFAENGDAITGDSGGNIYIWAKGGNRISQVVAGAHEGGIFSLCVLKDGTLVSGGGKDRKVVLWDHEYHKQNEIVVPEAFGPVRTVAEGKQDELFVGTTRNAILQGSFSGALTPIVQGHTDELWGLDVHPSTEQFVTCGQDKQVHLWDVNSHQPLWSKTIEDPGRSAGFHPSGTVLAVGTMTGRWWVLDTETRDLISMHTDGNEIISNVRYSPDGAYLAVGSHDNFVYIYAVTENGKKYSRVSKCTGHSSFVTHLDWSTNSQYIVTNSGDYEILYWEASTGKHITSAEVVRNLEWATSTCVLGFGVFGIWPDGADGTDINAVCRSNNRGVLASGDDFGKVRLFSYPCSQPRAPSHVYGGHSSHVTNVAFLHDDSQLISTGGKDTSILQWALV from the exons ATGAAGAAATCACAAAG TAAAACCAAAGAGTGCACCCTCAATGCTG AGGATGGGTACGTGAGGATGTTCCTGCGTGGCCGTCCAGTTACCATGCACGTTCCTGACCAGTTGAGAGAGAACTACAGTCTTGACCAAAAGGTGGCACTGACAGACCGCAAGCTTAAGCTTCAGTGGGT TTATGGTTACAGGGGCAGAGACTGCCGTTCTAACCTGTACTTGTTGCCCACGGGAGAGATAGTCTACTTCAATGCTTCCATTGTTGTGCTGTAtaatgtggaggagcagcagcaaAGACACTACCTGGGCCACAATGATGATGTAAAATG CTTGGCCATCCATCCTGACATGGTCACCATAGCAACAGGACAAGTGGCTGGAACATCCAAAGATGGCAAA CTGTTAGCTCCTCATGTTCGTGTCTGGGACTCTGTTAGTCTGAACACACTACATGTGATTGGATCTGGTGTATTTGACCGCGCTGTCACCTGTGTGGCCTTCTCCAAATCG AATGGTGGTGCCTATCTGTGTGCAGTTGATGATGCAAATGACCACATCCTATCTGTGTGGGACTGgcagaaagaaaagcaaattGCTGATGTGAAG TGCTCTAATGATTCGGTGCTGGGAGCAGTCTTCCACCCCATGGAGGCCAACCTGATTGTCACCTGTGGGAAGTCTCATATCAATTTTTGGACTATAGAGGGGAACACTCTAACTAAACGGCAGGGACTGTTTGAG AAACATGAGAAACCCAAGTATGTGCTGTGTGTCACCTTTGCTGAAAATGGAGATGCAATAACTGGGGACTCTGGTGGAAACATCTATATTTGGGCTAAAG GTGGTAACAGAATCAGCCAGGTGGTGGCAGGAGCCCATGAAGGTGGGATTTTCTCCCTCTGTGTGCTGAAGGACGGTACACTGGTGTCTGGAGGAGGGAAGGATCGCAAGGTGGTGCTGTGGGATCATGAATACCACAAACAGAATGAGATAGTG GTTCCTGAGGCTTTTGGGCCTGTTCGCACTGTGGCTGAGGGAAAACAAGATGAATTATTTGTGGGAACCACAAGAAATGCTATCCTGCAAGGTTCCTTTTCTGGTGCTCTCACACCTATCGTTCAG GGTCACACAGATGAGTTGTGGGGACTGGACGTACACCCTAGcactgaacagtttgtgacaTGTGGACAAGACAAGCAGGTCCACCTGTGGGATGTTAACTCCCACCAACCTCTCTGGAGCAAGACCATCGAG GACCCTGGCCGTTCTGCTGGCTTTCACCCGAGCGGCACTGTGCTTGCTGTGGGCACCATGACTGGAAG GTGGTGGGTTCTGGACACTGAAACCAGGGATCTTATTTCTATGCACACAGATGGGAATGAAATCATCTCCAATGTTAGATATTCTCCAG ATGGCGCATACCTAGCTGTGGGATCTCATGATAACTTTGTTTACATCTATGCTGTGACTGAGAATGGAAAAAAGTATAGCCGTGTTAGCAAATGCact GGGCATTCCAGCTTTGTTACTCATCTAGACTGGTCCACCAACAGTCAATATATTGTCACAAACTCAGGAGATTATGAGATCTTGTACT GGGAGGCCTCCACTGGCAAACATATTACAAGCGCAGAGGTAGTACGCAACCTGGAATGGGCCACTTCAACTTGTGTGCTTGgttttggtgtgtttg GCATCTGGCCAGACGGTGCTGATGGCACAGACATCAATGCTGTTTGCAGGTCAAATAACCGTGGTGTCCTGGCCTCGGGCGATGATTTCGGCAAAGTGCGTTTGTTCTCTTACCCCTGTTCTCAGCCAAGG GCACCCAGTCATGTATATGGCGGGCATAGCAGCCATGTGACCAATGTTGCCTTTCTCCATGATGACAGCCAGCTCATCTCTACTGGAGGGAAAGACACCAGCATTCTTCAGTGGGCACTTGTCTAA